The genomic region GGTGCTGGTGCCGTTCGTCTGCCCGTGACACCCGCTACTACGAGGTGTAGTTGCGCTGCTCTACGATCGGTGCGTGCGACGCGTCTTTCTGCGGCTGGTCGATCTCCTGCCGCTGCCCAGCCTGCGGGCCCAGCGCGTCATCGCGTTCCTGGTGATCCTTACCCAGGGCGGCATCTCCGTCACCGGCGCGATCGTGCGCGTCACCGCGTCCGGGCTGGGCTGCCCCACCTGGCCGCAGTGCTTCCCCGGCAGCTTCACCCCGGTACCGGTCGCCGAGGTGCCGGTGGTGCATCAGGTCGTCGAGTTCGGCAACCGGCTGATCACCTTCCTGGTGGTGCTGACCGCGGCGGCCGCGGTGCTGGCCGTGACCCGCGCCCGACGGCGCCGCGAGGTGCTGATCTACGCCTGGCTCATGCCCGCGTCGACGGTCGCGCAAGCTGTCATCGGCGGCATCACCGTGCTCACCGGCCTGCTGTGGTGGACCGTCGCCATCCACCTGCTCGCATCGATGACCATGGTCTGGCTGTCGGTGCTGCTGTTCGTCAAGATCGGCGAACCCGACGACGGGGTGCTCATCCGCCGTGCGCCCAGACCGCTGCGCCAGCTGGCTGTGGTCAGTGCCGTCGCCCTCGCGGCCGTCCTGGTCACCGGCACGCTGGTGACCGGCGCCGGACCGCATGCGG from Mycolicibacterium phlei harbors:
- a CDS encoding COX15/CtaA family protein is translated as MRRVFLRLVDLLPLPSLRAQRVIAFLVILTQGGISVTGAIVRVTASGLGCPTWPQCFPGSFTPVPVAEVPVVHQVVEFGNRLITFLVVLTAAAAVLAVTRARRRREVLIYAWLMPASTVAQAVIGGITVLTGLLWWTVAIHLLASMTMVWLSVLLFVKIGEPDDGVLIRRAPRPLRQLAVVSAVALAAVLVTGTLVTGAGPHAGDKSLDRTIPRLEVEITTLVHLHSSLLVAYLSLLVGLGFGLLATRAPRPVLVRLGVLLILVVAQGLVGVVQFWTGVPAALVAVHVAGAAACTAATAALWASMRQRSEPEPVQG